In a single window of the Papaver somniferum cultivar HN1 chromosome 8, ASM357369v1, whole genome shotgun sequence genome:
- the LOC113306854 gene encoding 17.3 kDa class II heat shock protein-like yields the protein MAFRVIGFNDPIFSGLQDMLGVSDHEVENPANTPSTKYVRDAKAMAATPADIKEYPDSYVFVLDMPGLKSEEIKVQVEVNNVLVVTGMRQREDEWEKEVKYVRMERRIGKFMRKFILPENANIDAISAVCVDGVLTISVEKLPPQRKKPRTIQVQIR from the coding sequence aTGGCTTTCAGAGTAATCGGTTTTAATGATCCAATTTTCTCAGGCCTTCAAGACATGCTTGGCGTATCAGATCATGAAGTTGAAAATCCGGCAAACACACCATCAACTAAATATGTAAGAGATGCAAAAGCAATGGCGGCAACACCGGCTGATATAAAGGAGTATCCCGACTCTTATGTGTTTGTACTTGATATGCCAGGGTTGAAGTCAGAGGAAATCAAAGTTCAGGTGGAAGTTAATAATGTACTTGTTGTGACCGGAATGCGGCAACGGGAAGACGAATGGGAGAAAGAAGTTAAATATGTAAGGATGGAAAGAAGGATTGGGAAATTTATGAGGAAATTTATACTACCTGAaaatgcaaatattgatgcaatTTCAGctgtttgtgttgatggtgttctTACTATTAGTGTTGAGAAATTGCCACCACAACGCAAGAAGCCTAGGACTATTCAGGTTCAAATTCGGTGA